In Miniphocaeibacter halophilus, the following proteins share a genomic window:
- a CDS encoding helix-turn-helix transcriptional regulator — protein sequence MKSVMDDIDNLSRLVKMLASQFGPKTEVILHDHVYHDYNNSVVAIENGHITGRKIGDGGTNLGLEVIRKNTNKQTGDSYCYFTKTKDGKVLRSSTYYFRNDNNEVIGSLCINTDISDYLNIGKSVENITMYTPDKEINEVFASSVEDLTEHFIKEAKALLNKSVEDMSKEDKIEVLTFLDKKGFFLISKSGDIACDYLKISKYTLYKYLNEIRETDEDKSYSR from the coding sequence ATGAAAAGTGTAATGGATGATATAGATAATTTAAGTAGATTGGTAAAGATGTTAGCATCTCAATTTGGACCAAAAACAGAAGTGATTTTACATGATCATGTTTATCATGATTATAATAATTCAGTTGTAGCAATAGAAAATGGTCATATAACAGGAAGAAAAATAGGAGATGGTGGAACTAATTTAGGCCTAGAAGTAATTAGAAAAAATACAAATAAACAAACAGGAGATAGTTACTGTTATTTTACAAAAACCAAGGATGGAAAAGTATTACGTTCATCAACATATTATTTTAGAAATGACAATAATGAGGTAATAGGTTCCCTCTGTATAAATACGGATATATCTGATTATTTAAATATAGGTAAGTCTGTAGAAAATATAACAATGTATACTCCCGACAAGGAAATCAATGAGGTATTTGCCAGCAGTGTAGAAGATTTAACAGAACATTTTATAAAAGAGGCAAAGGCATTATTAAATAAATCTGTGGAAGATATGTCAAAAGAGGATAAAATAGAAGTTTTGACTTTTTTAGATAAAAAGGGATTTTTCTTAATTTCCAAATCAGGAGATATAGCATGTGATTATTTAAAAATATCTAAATATACATTATATAAGTATTTAAATGAAATAAGAGAAACCGATGAGGATAAAAGTTATAGTAGATAA
- a CDS encoding LytR/AlgR family response regulator transcription factor, producing the protein MQKIYICEDDITQLQELKEYITNFTLLQGYDMAVDLATTNPDELIEHIRKNKVLGGIYFLDINLHHKLTGFSLGNKIKQIDESSKIIIVTGYEEFSNLTFKYKVEAMDYILKSNPVNMKKRISECLNTIVERAVENPNISRNVFKFKDGDIIRFINYKDIMFFETSTTPHKIKIHLDNGIIEFYGKIKEIVNEELGLIKCHESIVVNKYNISEINRKTRTIRMKNGEETICSTRLIKNLLD; encoded by the coding sequence ATGCAAAAGATTTATATTTGTGAAGATGACATTACTCAACTTCAAGAATTAAAAGAATACATTACAAATTTCACCTTGCTGCAGGGTTATGACATGGCTGTAGATCTAGCTACTACTAATCCGGATGAACTAATAGAGCATATTAGAAAAAACAAAGTACTTGGCGGTATTTATTTTTTAGATATTAACCTACACCATAAATTAACAGGATTTAGTTTAGGAAATAAAATAAAACAAATTGATGAATCTTCAAAAATTATTATCGTAACAGGCTACGAAGAATTTTCCAACTTAACCTTCAAATACAAGGTTGAAGCTATGGACTATATATTAAAATCAAACCCGGTAAATATGAAAAAACGCATAAGTGAATGTTTAAATACAATAGTAGAAAGAGCTGTTGAAAATCCAAATATTAGTAGAAATGTCTTTAAATTTAAAGATGGGGACATAATCAGATTTATTAACTATAAGGACATAATGTTCTTTGAAACCTCAACTACACCCCATAAAATTAAAATCCATCTGGATAATGGAATAATTGAGTTTTATGGGAAGATTAAAGAAATTGTAAATGAAGAACTGGGATTAATTAAATGTCATGAATCCATAGTAGTAAATAAATACAATATATCTGAAATTAACAGAAAAACCAGAACAATAAGAATGAAAAATGGTGAAGAAACAATTTGTTCCACAAGATTAATAAAAAATTTATTGGATTAA
- a CDS encoding alanine racemase, with product MSELNTPAVHINMNQVEENIKEIVNNLKEQGIAHRPHIKVHKSVYLAQLQQKLGAEGITVATLGEAEVMANGGISDILLAFPVIGEEKLEGYEKLLKRKGLTIRTVINSIKGANDLSELGLKLNIKIPVLIEVDGGIFRGGVPLGEPLVEFGKNIKDLAGIEVQGILYYGGDIYGLKDIKAMEERSKRESEEIVSAAKSLEEIGFKMDILSGGSSFSVRFPKELKGITEARAGNYIFNDCAQLTTGVIPEEKCALTILATVISRPDENTAIIDAGTKTLSSDLVGFREGYGYIKEDPSIIIHKLNEEHGYLKSENPISFEIGDKINIIPNHACVIPNLAGKVYCMRDDILERVICIEAQSKIQ from the coding sequence ATGTCAGAATTAAACACACCAGCAGTTCATATAAACATGAATCAAGTTGAAGAAAACATAAAAGAAATAGTTAATAATTTAAAGGAACAAGGAATAGCACATAGACCTCATATTAAAGTTCATAAATCTGTTTATTTAGCCCAACTTCAGCAAAAATTAGGAGCAGAAGGTATTACTGTAGCGACTTTAGGTGAAGCAGAAGTTATGGCCAATGGTGGAATATCAGATATTTTATTAGCTTTTCCTGTAATAGGTGAAGAAAAACTAGAAGGTTATGAAAAACTTTTAAAAAGAAAAGGACTTACTATTAGAACTGTTATAAATTCTATAAAGGGAGCTAATGATCTATCAGAGCTTGGGTTAAAGTTAAATATAAAAATACCTGTATTAATAGAAGTAGATGGTGGAATATTTAGAGGTGGTGTTCCTTTAGGAGAACCACTTGTGGAATTTGGGAAAAATATAAAGGACTTAGCCGGAATAGAAGTGCAAGGAATCCTATATTATGGTGGAGATATTTATGGCTTGAAAGACATTAAAGCCATGGAAGAAAGAAGTAAAAGGGAATCTGAAGAAATAGTATCTGCAGCAAAATCCTTAGAAGAGATAGGATTTAAAATGGATATTTTAAGTGGTGGAAGTTCATTTTCTGTAAGATTTCCAAAAGAACTTAAGGGAATAACAGAAGCAAGAGCGGGAAATTATATTTTTAATGACTGCGCTCAACTTACTACAGGAGTAATTCCGGAAGAAAAATGTGCTCTAACTATTTTGGCAACAGTTATTTCCAGACCGGATGAAAATACTGCTATTATAGATGCTGGAACTAAGACTTTAAGTAGTGATTTAGTTGGATTTAGAGAAGGTTACGGATATATAAAAGAAGATCCTTCAATAATAATTCATAAATTAAATGAAGAGCATGGATATTTAAAATCTGAAAATCCAATATCTTTTGAAATTGGCGATAAAATAAATATTATTCCAAATCATGCTTGTGTCATCCCTAATTTAGCAGGTAAAGTATACTGTATGAGAGATGATATTTTGGAAAGAGTAATATGTATAGAAGCACAAAGTAAAATACAGTAG